Proteins encoded by one window of Branchiostoma floridae strain S238N-H82 chromosome 6, Bfl_VNyyK, whole genome shotgun sequence:
- the LOC118416995 gene encoding vicilin-like seed storage protein At2g18540 encodes MWDFILTLSSCFCSCSSKNKVSPVEDGDEEEPAPGEEEMVRGTTECPVTQPPMSLPRPSQSSADVLAELRKDGVLPLNTRGESVAFQVLLDKPASEPDAPARRPVKLAKLEETLQERRERVKKEPAGSRTQLRQQLGDAAKRREEMLAERSRRLAERRARINAKAAAKKGKSTAFLISSASDTDAIVPRDSEKARALEKRLNRRRERAAKRSTAEDLEEQQALAAERRKENREKTAQKLQRSRMTSWEKAGEWLGLKDP; translated from the exons ATGtgggattttattcttacactATCGAGCTGTTTTTGCTCATGCAGCTCCAAAAACAAGGTGTCCCCTGTGGAGGATGGAGACGAGGAAGAACCAGCACCGGGAGAGGAGGAAATGGTCCGCGGGACCACTG AATGCCCCGTCACCCAACCTCCGATGTCCCTCCCGAGACCAAGCCAGTCGTCGGCCGACGTGCTTGCTGAACTCCGTAAAGACGGCGTGTTGCCCCTCAACACCCGGGGCGAGTCCGTCGCTTTCCAGGTGCTGCTCGACAAGCCCGCCTCCGAGCCCGACGCGCCCGCACGCCGCCCAGTAAAGCTTGCGAAGCTGGAGGAAACTCTCCAGGAGAGGCGCGAACGGGTCAAGAAGGAGCCCGCGGGATCACGCACTCAGCTGAGACAGCAACTCGGCGACGCCGCCAAGAGACGAGAG GAGATGTTGGCTGAGAGGTCTCGTAGACTTGCAGAGAGGAGGGCGAGGATCAACGCCAAAGCAGCCGCCAAGAAGGGCAAGAGCACTGCCTTTCTCATCTCCTCTGCCAGCGACACGGACGCCATCGTTCCCCGGGACTCGGAGAAGGCGCGGGCTTTGGAGAAACGTCTGAACAGGAGGAGAGAACGAGCCGCGAAGAGGTCCACCGCGGAAGACCTGGAGGAACAACAGGCGTTAGCAGCTGAACGCAGGAAG GAGAATCGGGAGAAGACTGCACAGAAGTTGCAACGATCCAGGATGACCAGCTGGGAAAAGGCCGGGGAGTGGCTTGGCTTGAAAGACCCgtaa
- the LOC118416993 gene encoding AKT-interacting protein-like isoform X3, producing the protein MSSSTRPRKGSSGGGAVRSAVGRKQLPPVPPGAGASDTTPRASDRRSTQDSSPNGIPQSYGPFFLEYSLMAEYNLLQRQRIPGIYVIPSAKSPLFWFGVVFVRQGLFQEGVFKFYVIVPDNYPDGDCPRVIFDPPIFHPVVDIETGELDVKRGFTKWRRNVNHIWQVLLYVRRIFYKIDTKNPLNPEAAVLYDKELDVFRRKVTETIRRCNEHLYDPPTTDDPHAIRFTTWDPSVHEDAKKQVLSPKNLNSVPDTDDSPPGVSSRETKSQGSDLRARQRMPRPQAFPGSSQAPLKPSADRKPRLSEARKVKETTSGSLVITTLTRDVADT; encoded by the exons ATGTCTTCCAGCACAAGGCCTAGAAAG GGATCATCGGGAGGGGGAGCAGTGagaagtgctgtgggcaggAAACAGCTTCCTCCCGTCCCCCCAGGGGCAGGGGCCTCAGACACCACCCCCAGGGCTTCGGACAGAAGGTCCACCCAGGACTCATCTCCCAATGGCATCCCCCAGTCATACGGACCCTTCTTCTTGGAATACTCACTTATGGCAGAATA TAATTTGTTGCAGAGACAGAGAATACCGGGGATTTATGTCATCCCATCTGCCAAGTCACCACTCT TCTGGTTTGGTGTGGTGTTTGTGAGACAAGGTCTGTTCCAAGAGGGAGTGTTCAAGTTCTATGTCATCGTACCAGACAACTACCCAGACGGGGACTGTCCT AGGGTGATATTTGATCCTCCCATCTTCCACCCTGTGGTGGACATAGAGACAGGAGAGTTAGATGTCAAGAGGGGCTTCACAAAATGGAG GCGGAATGTCAATCACATCTGGCAAGTGCTGCTGTATGTAAGAAGAATTTTCTACAAGATAGACACGAAAAATCCACTCAACCCAGAGGCTGCTGTGCT GTATGACAAAGAGCTGGACGTGTTTAGGAGAAAAGTCACAGAGACAATCCGCAGGTGTAACGAGCACCTTTACGATCCGCCTACAACAGACGACCCACATGCAATCAG ATTTACTACTTGGGACCCTTCTGTACATGAGGATGCAAAGAAACAAGTCCTGAGTCCAAAG AACCTTAATTCAGTGCCGGACACGGACGACTCCCCGCCCGGAGTCAGCAGCAGAGAAACCAAAAGCCAAGG AAGCGATCTGAGAGCGAGACAAAGAATGCCCAGACCTCAGGCCTTTCCTGGGTCAAGCCAGGCTCCACTAAAGCCTTCAGCCGACAGGAAGCCTCGTCTTAGCGAGGCGCGGAAGGTCAAGGAGACGACGTCGGGCAGCCTGGTGATCACCACACTGACCAGAGACGTAGCCGACACATAG
- the LOC118416993 gene encoding AKT-interacting protein-like isoform X2, whose product MTAIEIVPVSKASMAWCRPLSFLHKQAGYRFLQGSSGGGAVRSAVGRKQLPPVPPGAGASDTTPRASDRRSTQDSSPNGIPQSYGPFFLEYSLMAEYNLLQRQRIPGIYVIPSAKSPLFWFGVVFVRQGLFQEGVFKFYVIVPDNYPDGDCPRVIFDPPIFHPVVDIETGELDVKRGFTKWRRNVNHIWQVLLYVRRIFYKIDTKNPLNPEAAVLYDKELDVFRRKVTETIRRCNEHLYDPPTTDDPHAIRFTTWDPSVHEDAKKQVLSPKNLNSVPDTDDSPPGVSSRETKSQGSDLRARQRMPRPQAFPGSSQAPLKPSADRKPRLSEARKVKETTSGSLVITTLTRDVADT is encoded by the exons ATGACGGCAATAGAAATTGTTCCAGTAAGTAAGGCATCTATGGCATGGTGCAGGCCCCTGTCCTTTCTCCACAAGCAGGCAGGCTACAGATTTTTGCAG GGATCATCGGGAGGGGGAGCAGTGagaagtgctgtgggcaggAAACAGCTTCCTCCCGTCCCCCCAGGGGCAGGGGCCTCAGACACCACCCCCAGGGCTTCGGACAGAAGGTCCACCCAGGACTCATCTCCCAATGGCATCCCCCAGTCATACGGACCCTTCTTCTTGGAATACTCACTTATGGCAGAATA TAATTTGTTGCAGAGACAGAGAATACCGGGGATTTATGTCATCCCATCTGCCAAGTCACCACTCT TCTGGTTTGGTGTGGTGTTTGTGAGACAAGGTCTGTTCCAAGAGGGAGTGTTCAAGTTCTATGTCATCGTACCAGACAACTACCCAGACGGGGACTGTCCT AGGGTGATATTTGATCCTCCCATCTTCCACCCTGTGGTGGACATAGAGACAGGAGAGTTAGATGTCAAGAGGGGCTTCACAAAATGGAG GCGGAATGTCAATCACATCTGGCAAGTGCTGCTGTATGTAAGAAGAATTTTCTACAAGATAGACACGAAAAATCCACTCAACCCAGAGGCTGCTGTGCT GTATGACAAAGAGCTGGACGTGTTTAGGAGAAAAGTCACAGAGACAATCCGCAGGTGTAACGAGCACCTTTACGATCCGCCTACAACAGACGACCCACATGCAATCAG ATTTACTACTTGGGACCCTTCTGTACATGAGGATGCAAAGAAACAAGTCCTGAGTCCAAAG AACCTTAATTCAGTGCCGGACACGGACGACTCCCCGCCCGGAGTCAGCAGCAGAGAAACCAAAAGCCAAGG AAGCGATCTGAGAGCGAGACAAAGAATGCCCAGACCTCAGGCCTTTCCTGGGTCAAGCCAGGCTCCACTAAAGCCTTCAGCCGACAGGAAGCCTCGTCTTAGCGAGGCGCGGAAGGTCAAGGAGACGACGTCGGGCAGCCTGGTGATCACCACACTGACCAGAGACGTAGCCGACACATAG
- the LOC118416993 gene encoding AKT-interacting protein-like isoform X1 encodes MTTTTPDSMVHPMAPGYHGHLAEIMYKRLALKKFQKDLFKLRRAPSHDSFLLELKKAGSSGGGAVRSAVGRKQLPPVPPGAGASDTTPRASDRRSTQDSSPNGIPQSYGPFFLEYSLMAEYNLLQRQRIPGIYVIPSAKSPLFWFGVVFVRQGLFQEGVFKFYVIVPDNYPDGDCPRVIFDPPIFHPVVDIETGELDVKRGFTKWRRNVNHIWQVLLYVRRIFYKIDTKNPLNPEAAVLYDKELDVFRRKVTETIRRCNEHLYDPPTTDDPHAIRFTTWDPSVHEDAKKQVLSPKNLNSVPDTDDSPPGVSSRETKSQGSDLRARQRMPRPQAFPGSSQAPLKPSADRKPRLSEARKVKETTSGSLVITTLTRDVADT; translated from the exons ATGACGACTACGACTCCTGACAGCATGGTTCACCCCATGGCGCCTGGGTACCATGGACATCTTGCGGAAATTATGTACAAACGTCTTGCCTTGAAGAAGTTCCAGAAAGACTTGTTCAAACTGAGACGTGCCCCCAGTCATGACTCCTTCCTCCTGGAGCTTAAGAAAGCA GGATCATCGGGAGGGGGAGCAGTGagaagtgctgtgggcaggAAACAGCTTCCTCCCGTCCCCCCAGGGGCAGGGGCCTCAGACACCACCCCCAGGGCTTCGGACAGAAGGTCCACCCAGGACTCATCTCCCAATGGCATCCCCCAGTCATACGGACCCTTCTTCTTGGAATACTCACTTATGGCAGAATA TAATTTGTTGCAGAGACAGAGAATACCGGGGATTTATGTCATCCCATCTGCCAAGTCACCACTCT TCTGGTTTGGTGTGGTGTTTGTGAGACAAGGTCTGTTCCAAGAGGGAGTGTTCAAGTTCTATGTCATCGTACCAGACAACTACCCAGACGGGGACTGTCCT AGGGTGATATTTGATCCTCCCATCTTCCACCCTGTGGTGGACATAGAGACAGGAGAGTTAGATGTCAAGAGGGGCTTCACAAAATGGAG GCGGAATGTCAATCACATCTGGCAAGTGCTGCTGTATGTAAGAAGAATTTTCTACAAGATAGACACGAAAAATCCACTCAACCCAGAGGCTGCTGTGCT GTATGACAAAGAGCTGGACGTGTTTAGGAGAAAAGTCACAGAGACAATCCGCAGGTGTAACGAGCACCTTTACGATCCGCCTACAACAGACGACCCACATGCAATCAG ATTTACTACTTGGGACCCTTCTGTACATGAGGATGCAAAGAAACAAGTCCTGAGTCCAAAG AACCTTAATTCAGTGCCGGACACGGACGACTCCCCGCCCGGAGTCAGCAGCAGAGAAACCAAAAGCCAAGG AAGCGATCTGAGAGCGAGACAAAGAATGCCCAGACCTCAGGCCTTTCCTGGGTCAAGCCAGGCTCCACTAAAGCCTTCAGCCGACAGGAAGCCTCGTCTTAGCGAGGCGCGGAAGGTCAAGGAGACGACGTCGGGCAGCCTGGTGATCACCACACTGACCAGAGACGTAGCCGACACATAG
- the LOC118416993 gene encoding AKT-interacting protein homolog A-like isoform X4, protein MTTTTPDSMVHPMAPGYHGHLAEIMYKRLALKKFQKDLFKLRRAPSHDSFLLELKKAGSSGGGAVRSAVGRKQLPPVPPGAGASDTTPRASDRRSTQDSSPNGIPQSYGPFFLEYSLMAEYNLLQRQRIPGIYVIPSAKSPLFWFGVVFVRQGLFQEGVFKFYVIVPDNYPDGDCPRVIFDPPIFHPVVDIETGELDVKRGFTKWRRNVNHIWQVLLYVRRIFYKIDTKNPLNPEAAVLYDKELDVFRRKVTETIRRCNEHLYDPPTTDDPHAIRFTTWDPSVHEDAKKQVLSPKKRSESETKNAQTSGLSWVKPGSTKAFSRQEASS, encoded by the exons ATGACGACTACGACTCCTGACAGCATGGTTCACCCCATGGCGCCTGGGTACCATGGACATCTTGCGGAAATTATGTACAAACGTCTTGCCTTGAAGAAGTTCCAGAAAGACTTGTTCAAACTGAGACGTGCCCCCAGTCATGACTCCTTCCTCCTGGAGCTTAAGAAAGCA GGATCATCGGGAGGGGGAGCAGTGagaagtgctgtgggcaggAAACAGCTTCCTCCCGTCCCCCCAGGGGCAGGGGCCTCAGACACCACCCCCAGGGCTTCGGACAGAAGGTCCACCCAGGACTCATCTCCCAATGGCATCCCCCAGTCATACGGACCCTTCTTCTTGGAATACTCACTTATGGCAGAATA TAATTTGTTGCAGAGACAGAGAATACCGGGGATTTATGTCATCCCATCTGCCAAGTCACCACTCT TCTGGTTTGGTGTGGTGTTTGTGAGACAAGGTCTGTTCCAAGAGGGAGTGTTCAAGTTCTATGTCATCGTACCAGACAACTACCCAGACGGGGACTGTCCT AGGGTGATATTTGATCCTCCCATCTTCCACCCTGTGGTGGACATAGAGACAGGAGAGTTAGATGTCAAGAGGGGCTTCACAAAATGGAG GCGGAATGTCAATCACATCTGGCAAGTGCTGCTGTATGTAAGAAGAATTTTCTACAAGATAGACACGAAAAATCCACTCAACCCAGAGGCTGCTGTGCT GTATGACAAAGAGCTGGACGTGTTTAGGAGAAAAGTCACAGAGACAATCCGCAGGTGTAACGAGCACCTTTACGATCCGCCTACAACAGACGACCCACATGCAATCAG ATTTACTACTTGGGACCCTTCTGTACATGAGGATGCAAAGAAACAAGTCCTGAGTCCAAAG AAGCGATCTGAGAGCGAGACAAAGAATGCCCAGACCTCAGGCCTTTCCTGGGTCAAGCCAGGCTCCACTAAAGCCTTCAGCCGACAGGAAGCCTCGTCTTAG
- the LOC118416999 gene encoding UPF0598 protein CG30010-like, with product MWYIIRRSSVQGLRRAHRALSYVQGQAPEPKVREYFYYIDHQGQLFMDDTRIKNFVTCFKDKKFLEFFFKRLKINDMTRYSEDFPYLSPCGRERNFIRCDDRPIVFSHILEPTDSDDTTGPVLSYNGGGDKLTFPFSPDKLCMLPRSGRVYHPAPAKVGGVGLVKSSLAIELSRDFRFGDEGEYAPPVGFLWRGQEVQLTNELWDLMTDEEKKELRAT from the exons ATGTGGTACATTATAAGACGTTCTAGTGTGCAAGGGTTGAGAAGAGCGCATCGTGCACTGAGTTATGTACAGGGACAAGCCCCGGAACCGAAAGTTCGGGAGTATTTCTACTACATCGaccaccagggacag TTGTTCATGGACGACACCAGAATCAAGAACTTCGTCACTTGTTTCAAAG ATAAGAAGTTCTTGGAATTCTTCTTCAAGAGACTGAAGATCAACGACATGACCAGGTACTCGGAAGACTTCCCCTACCTCTCTCCTTGCGGTAGAGAGCGCAACTTCATACGCTGCGACGACCGTCCTATCGTGTTCTCCCACATCTTGGAACCGACGGACTCAGATGACACCACAGGGCCTGTGCTGTCGTACAACGGTGGAGGGGATAAACTGACTTTTCCCTTTTCCCCAGACAAACTGTGCATGTTACCACGTAGCGGCCGTGTGTACCACCCGGCACCTGCGAAGGTTGGAGGGGTGGGGTTGGTCAAGTCCAGCCTGGCTATAGAGCTGAGTAGAGACTTCAGGTTCGGAGATGAGGGGGAGTACGCCCCACCGGTGGGGTTTCTATGGAGGGGGCAGGAGGTCCAGCTGACTAATGAGCTGTGGGATCTCATGACTGACGAAGAGAAAAAGGAACTGAGAGCAACTTGA